Proteins from a single region of Diaphorobacter limosus:
- a CDS encoding ABC transporter permease — MSQSSGSAGARQRAAGTSSFLSLGWRTLWRDLRAGELRLLMVAVTLAVAALTSVGFFADRLQGGLARDAVQLLGGDAVVASDNPTPAAFVQQARTLGLASVTTLSFPTMGRASDAQGGASRLVALKSVEAGYPLRGHVQVTDDPQRPGSPAQDIPAPGEVWVDAPLLDSLGLQLGDYLLLGDTRLRATRIITLEPDRGAGFMSFAPRVMVNAADLSATGLVQPASRITYRFAVAGNPAAVQRFSDWAARAAEQPGMHGVRVETLDSGRPEMRQTLDRAQKFLSLVALLAALLSAVAVALAARGFANEHLDAAALLRVLGQSQRSIAGAYAFEFALVGLFASALGVLLGFAVHHVFVWLLAGLVQSGLPAASLWPVVLGVGVGLTLMCAFGLPPVLQLAQVPPLRVLRRDLGAVRPASLAVLGLGVAGFAALLLVVSRDWKLGAIAVGGFAAAVLLFALLAWVAVWLLKKSVHESTAPRALVLATRQIAARPAYAVVQVSSLAVGLLALVLLVLLRTDLIASWQQATPAHAPNRFVINIMPDQAEDFRARLAQAGVAQYDWYPMFRGRLVAINGRAVSLDDYPDERAKGLVDREFNLSNASQPPTHNSISAGRWTPEEAGAVSVEEGIAKTLGLKLGDQLRFDIGGVPSEVRITSLRHVDWSSMRANFFVMYPLAQMQDVPMTYLAAYRAPEVWPPRSSAAQASLPPEGSAASPGRPGVGSAGFDNALVRAFPNVTNVDMSATLAQVQGVLGQVIRAVEFLFAFTLAAGLVVLFAAVTATREERAREFAIMRAVGARASLLRQVQRAELLGVGLLAGFLASCVAVAVGWLLARHVFDFSWTVRPWVPLAGSLVGALLALAAGWWGLREVLQRPVVQTLRRAQD, encoded by the coding sequence ATGTCTCAATCTTCAGGCTCGGCAGGCGCGCGGCAGCGCGCTGCCGGTACATCCTCTTTTCTTTCCCTGGGCTGGCGCACGCTGTGGCGCGACCTGCGCGCGGGCGAGCTGCGGCTGTTGATGGTCGCCGTCACGCTGGCCGTGGCGGCGCTGACCTCGGTGGGCTTTTTTGCCGATCGCCTGCAGGGCGGGCTGGCGCGCGACGCCGTGCAGCTGCTGGGCGGCGACGCCGTCGTGGCCAGCGACAACCCCACGCCGGCGGCGTTTGTGCAGCAGGCGCGCACGCTGGGCCTGGCGAGCGTCACCACGCTGAGCTTTCCCACCATGGGCCGCGCCAGCGACGCCCAGGGCGGCGCCAGCCGCCTGGTGGCGCTCAAGAGCGTGGAGGCCGGCTACCCGCTGCGCGGCCATGTGCAGGTCACCGACGACCCGCAGCGCCCCGGCAGCCCTGCGCAGGACATACCGGCGCCGGGCGAGGTCTGGGTGGACGCGCCCTTGCTCGACTCGCTGGGGCTGCAGCTGGGCGACTACCTGCTGCTGGGTGATACGCGGCTGCGCGCCACGCGCATCATCACGCTGGAGCCTGACCGCGGCGCCGGCTTCATGAGCTTTGCCCCGCGCGTCATGGTGAACGCGGCCGACCTGAGCGCCACCGGCCTGGTGCAGCCGGCCAGCCGCATCACCTACCGCTTTGCCGTGGCCGGCAACCCCGCGGCCGTGCAGCGCTTTTCTGACTGGGCCGCGCGGGCGGCGGAGCAGCCCGGCATGCATGGCGTGCGCGTGGAGACGCTGGACAGCGGCCGCCCCGAGATGCGCCAGACGCTGGACCGGGCGCAAAAATTCTTGAGCCTGGTGGCGCTGCTGGCGGCGCTGCTGTCGGCCGTGGCCGTGGCCCTGGCCGCGCGCGGTTTTGCCAACGAGCATCTGGATGCCGCGGCGCTGTTGCGCGTGCTCGGCCAAAGCCAGCGCAGCATTGCCGGCGCCTATGCGTTCGAATTCGCGCTGGTGGGCCTGTTTGCCAGCGCCCTGGGCGTGCTGCTGGGCTTTGCCGTGCACCATGTGTTCGTCTGGTTGCTGGCCGGGCTGGTGCAGTCTGGCCTGCCGGCGGCCAGCCTCTGGCCGGTGGTGTTGGGTGTGGGCGTGGGCCTGACGCTGATGTGCGCCTTCGGCCTGCCGCCGGTGCTGCAGCTGGCCCAGGTGCCGCCGCTGCGCGTGCTGCGCCGTGATCTGGGCGCCGTGCGTCCCGCGTCCCTCGCCGTGCTGGGGCTGGGCGTGGCCGGCTTTGCCGCGCTGCTGCTGGTGGTCAGCCGCGACTGGAAGCTGGGCGCGATTGCCGTGGGCGGCTTTGCCGCGGCCGTGCTGCTGTTTGCGCTGCTGGCCTGGGTGGCCGTGTGGCTGCTGAAGAAAAGCGTGCATGAATCCACCGCGCCGCGCGCCCTGGTGCTGGCCACGCGCCAGATCGCCGCGCGCCCGGCCTATGCCGTGGTGCAGGTCAGCAGCCTGGCCGTGGGCCTGCTGGCCCTGGTGCTGCTGGTGTTGCTGCGCACCGACCTGATCGCCAGCTGGCAGCAGGCCACGCCGGCCCATGCCCCGAACCGCTTCGTGATTAACATCATGCCGGACCAGGCCGAGGACTTTCGCGCGCGGCTGGCGCAGGCGGGCGTGGCGCAGTACGACTGGTACCCCATGTTCCGCGGCCGCCTGGTGGCCATCAACGGCCGTGCCGTGAGCCTGGACGACTACCCCGACGAGCGCGCCAAGGGCCTGGTCGATCGCGAGTTCAACCTTTCCAACGCCAGCCAGCCGCCGACGCACAACAGCATCTCCGCCGGCCGCTGGACGCCCGAGGAGGCCGGCGCCGTGAGCGTCGAGGAGGGCATTGCCAAGACACTCGGCCTGAAGCTGGGTGACCAGCTGCGCTTTGACATCGGCGGCGTGCCCAGCGAGGTGCGCATCACCAGCCTGCGCCATGTGGACTGGAGCAGCATGCGTGCCAACTTCTTCGTCATGTACCCGCTGGCGCAGATGCAGGACGTGCCCATGACCTACCTGGCTGCCTACCGCGCGCCTGAAGTGTGGCCCCCACGCTCTTCTGCCGCGCAAGCTTCGCTGCCCCCCGAGGGGTCTGCTGCCAGCCCCGGGCGGCCCGGCGTTGGCAGCGCCGGCTTTGACAACGCCCTGGTGCGCGCCTTCCCCAACGTCACCAACGTGGACATGAGCGCCACCCTGGCCCAGGTGCAGGGCGTGCTGGGGCAGGTGATACGGGCGGTGGAATTTCTCTTCGCCTTCACGCTGGCCGCCGGCCTGGTGGTGCTGTTTGCCGCCGTCACCGCCACGCGCGAGGAGCGCGCGCGCGAGTTCGCCATCATGCGCGCCGTGGGCGCGCGCGCCAGCCTGCTGCGCCAGGTGCAGCGCGCCGAACTGCTGGGCGTGGGCCTGCTCGCCGGCTTTCTGGCGAGCTGCGTGGCCGTGGCCGTGGGCTGGCTTCTTGCGCGCCATGTGTTCGACTTCAGCTGGACGGTGCGCCCCTGGGTGCCGCTGGCCGGCAGCCTGGTGGGCGCTCTGCTGGCGCTGGCCGCGGGCTGGTGGGGGCTGCGCGAGGTGCTGCAGCGCCCGGTGGTGCAGACGCTGCGCCGGGCGCAGGATTGA